The Microbacterium sp. Nx66 genome contains a region encoding:
- a CDS encoding sulfurtransferase, producing MSHFVTATELHDLLENGAPIRVIDVRWRLDRPEAGPGDYRSGHIPGAVFASLDQELSTPGAPTEGRHPLPSTETLQAAARRWGVRQGDTVVAYDDTKGLAAARAWWLLRQAGVDVRVLDGGLRAWTAAGYDLATDDVVPETGDVVLADPGQDALSIDEAEAFPETGVLLDVRAPERYRGETEPLDPIAGHIPGARNLPTTRHLDDNGRIRDRDTVLATLAEVGVTPETPVAAYCGSGVTAAHTALVLHEVGIPAKVFPGSWSQWSNTPGRPVATGDQPG from the coding sequence ATGAGTCACTTCGTCACCGCCACCGAGCTCCACGACCTCCTCGAGAACGGCGCCCCGATCCGGGTCATCGACGTGCGCTGGCGCCTCGACCGCCCAGAGGCGGGCCCGGGCGACTATCGCTCCGGCCACATCCCCGGCGCGGTGTTCGCGTCGTTGGATCAGGAGCTCTCCACACCCGGGGCACCGACCGAGGGCCGCCATCCGCTCCCCTCGACGGAGACCCTGCAGGCGGCGGCCCGGCGATGGGGTGTGCGGCAGGGAGACACGGTCGTCGCCTACGACGACACCAAGGGACTCGCGGCGGCCCGGGCGTGGTGGCTGCTGCGGCAGGCAGGGGTCGACGTCCGGGTGCTCGACGGCGGGCTGCGCGCGTGGACCGCGGCCGGATACGACCTGGCGACCGACGACGTCGTGCCGGAGACCGGCGATGTCGTCCTCGCGGATCCGGGCCAGGACGCCCTCTCGATCGATGAGGCGGAGGCGTTCCCGGAGACCGGGGTGCTGCTCGACGTCCGCGCCCCGGAGCGCTACCGCGGAGAGACCGAGCCGCTCGACCCGATCGCCGGGCACATCCCCGGCGCCCGGAACCTCCCCACCACGCGGCACCTCGACGACAACGGGCGCATCCGCGACCGTGACACGGTGCTGGCGACGCTCGCCGAGGTCGGGGTCACCCCGGAGACGCCGGTGGCGGCCTACTGCGGGTCGGGAGTCACGGCGGCGCACACGGCTCTGGTGCTCCACGAGGTCGGCATCCCGGCGAAGGTCTTCCCCGGCTCCTGGAGCCAGTGGTCGAACACCCCGGGGCGGCCGGTCGCGACGGGGGATCAGCCCGGCTGA
- a CDS encoding acyl-CoA synthetase, with amino-acid sequence MSAPARAFTMRHVQLLRALFAAVAALMITFSSDHSAAVGLAVFSGFALVTALVHILAAWLVLPAGSRWAAILLAVVSVIAGMASGVPVWRTDDMFFIVLITWGVLNGGLELLAGIRARRAGGALATDAITVGALGLLLAVVLLLIPSGFVQEYTIEKAGTFQLSGIILGVGMFGGYAAIVAVFLGIAGLTPKRADADDVAPAPENDAAPVEHGGER; translated from the coding sequence ATGTCTGCCCCTGCTCGCGCGTTCACCATGCGCCACGTGCAATTGCTGCGCGCGTTGTTCGCGGCCGTCGCCGCCCTGATGATCACCTTCTCCTCGGATCACTCCGCCGCGGTCGGTCTCGCCGTCTTCAGCGGCTTCGCTCTGGTCACCGCCCTCGTGCACATCCTCGCGGCCTGGCTCGTCCTCCCCGCGGGGTCGCGCTGGGCGGCGATCCTCCTCGCGGTCGTCAGCGTCATCGCGGGTATGGCGAGCGGTGTGCCCGTGTGGCGCACGGACGACATGTTCTTCATCGTCCTCATCACCTGGGGCGTGCTCAACGGTGGCCTCGAGCTGCTCGCCGGCATCCGGGCCCGCCGCGCCGGGGGAGCGCTCGCCACCGACGCGATCACCGTCGGGGCTCTCGGCCTGCTCCTCGCCGTCGTCCTGCTGCTGATCCCCTCGGGCTTCGTCCAGGAGTACACGATCGAGAAGGCGGGCACGTTCCAGCTGTCCGGCATCATCCTCGGCGTGGGGATGTTCGGAGGGTATGCGGCCATCGTCGCCGTCTTCCTCGGCATCGCCGGCCTCACCCCGAAGCGTGCGGACGCCGATGACGTCGCTCCCGCCCCCGAGAACGATGCGGCTCCTGTGGAGCACGGAGGAGAGCGATGA